Proteins found in one Neodiprion lecontei isolate iyNeoLeco1 chromosome 6, iyNeoLeco1.1, whole genome shotgun sequence genomic segment:
- the LOC107224560 gene encoding UDP-galactose translocator gives MPKQSVSPQFLKYISLVTLTLQNAVLGLSMRYARTRSGDMFLSSTAVVMAEVVKLVTCLVLVYMEEGSIRKFLHAIDKTVLKQPMDTLKVCVPSLVYIIQNNLLYVSASHLDAATYQVTYQLKILTTAFFAVLILRRTLRSIQWGALVLLLAGVVLVQLAQSSPTTVPSGMEQNQLVGFSAALSACFLSGFAGIYFEKILKGSDISVWMRNVQLSLLSLPFGLFTCFLYDGAVIRHQGFFFGYDWFVNYLVLLQAGGGLVVAMVVKHADNILKGFATSLAIVISCIASIYLFAFHLTFQFSTGAALVICSIFMYSHQPRKTIISDTHSLIDKV, from the exons TTTCTCAAGTACATCAGTTTAGTTACACTAACTCTTCAAAATGCTGTCCTGGGACTCAGCATGCGTTACGCGCGAACCAGATCTGGAGACATGTTTTTATCGTCAACAG CTGTGGTTATGGCGGAAGTGGTTAAGCTAGTAACATGTCTAGTGTTGGTCTATATGGAAGAAGGGAGTATAAGAAAATTTCTACACGCCATTGACAAAACCGTGCTCAAACAGCCTATGGACACTTTGAAAGTCTGCGTACCATCTCTGGTCTACATCatacaaaataatttgttgtacgTGTCCGCCTCCCATTTGGATGCGGCGACATATCAg GTAACATATCAGCTGAAGATCTTGACGACAGCTTTCTTTGCCGTATTGATACTTCGTAGAACTTTACGCTCCATTCAGTGGGGTGCCTTGGTTCTACTCTTGGCAGGCGTTGTCTTAGTTCAACTAGCTCAAAGCAGTCCAACCACTGTACCATCGGGAATGGAACAAAATCAGTTGGTTGGATTTTCAGCTGCGCTGAGCGCATGTTTCCTATCAGGATTTGCAGgaatttactttgaaaaaattcttaaaggATCTGATATTTCTGTATGGATGCGAAACGTTCAACTGAGTTTGCTTTCTTTACCGTTTGGATTATTCACTTGTTTTTTATACGACGGAGCAGTTATTCGCCACCAGGGATTCTTTTTCGGTTACGACTGGTTCGTTAATTATTTAGTCCTGCTCCAAGCCGGTGGTGGGCTCGTTGTAGCGATGGTCGTCAAACACGCGGATAACATCCTGAAGGGTTTTGCTACCTCGCTAGCCATCGTTATATCTTGCATAGCTTCCATATACTTGTTCGCATTCCATTTAACTTTCCAGTTCAGTACTGGAGCAGCTTTGgttatttgttcaatttttatgtACAGTCATCAACCAAGAAAGACCATTATTTCTGACACTCATTCGCTCATTGATAAAGTGTGA